The following proteins are co-located in the Vigna angularis cultivar LongXiaoDou No.4 chromosome 2, ASM1680809v1, whole genome shotgun sequence genome:
- the LOC108327017 gene encoding putative disease resistance protein RGA1: MMMAESFLFSIADSLVAKLASQLYEEASRVMGLYHHLQEFTSTLSLVKAVLLDAEQKQEHNHELREWLRQLKRVFSDAQDVLDEFECQTLQNQVVKAYGTTKTKVGRFFSSSNPLVFRYKMAQQIKDICNRLDKVAADRHKFGLQTIDVDTRVVHRREMTHSHVRDSDVIGMEHDKGKIIHLLTQKNPIDIDKNISVIPIVGIGGLGKTTLAKVVFNDDRISECFPLKMWVCVSEDFDIKQMMVRIINSANDSASHSHASDFQQNLNILDMEQLQKQLRNKLVGKKFLLVLDDVWNEDRVKWVELRTLIQVGAAAGSAVLVTTRSHSIASLMGTVSPHILQGLSLEDSVSLFVKWAFKEGEEENYPHLINIGIDIVKKCSGVPLAVRTIGSLLFSKFEAKEWKYVRDSEIWNLPQKKEDILPTLKLSYDLMPSYLRQCFALFSLYPKDYLFVNLEVITLWGALGLLRSLKKNMTQEDVANQYLYELQSRSFIQDFVSYGTAYTFKIHDLVHDLALFVAKDECLLVNPGIRSIPESIRHLSFVENDLDGNSISSKSVGVRTILFPKAGVGAKSEAFFTLVSRYKYLHILDLSYSSVETLPDFIGKLKHLRSLCLHNNKKIRGLPDSICELQSLQELDLGGCMELEALPKGLRKLISLQDFVITTKQAVLPENDIANLSSLQYLTIECCDNVESLFSGIELPYLKGLSVISCKRLESVPFDSKHFPAIETLCIGNCDKIELSKGHEGQKFFLKLKTIQFLSLPQIRTLPHWLQGSIKTLLCLRLDHCRNLEVLPDWLPMLTCLKALDIKGCPKLRSLPDGINCLAALERLEIIVHPELFRKLTLQVREHWDQMSHIKRISILESK, from the coding sequence ATGATGATGGCCGAATCATTTCTCTTCAGCATCGCCGACTCACTTGTAGCAAAGCTTGCGTCTCAGCTTTATGAAGAAGCTTCTCGGGTGATGGGTTTGTACCATCATCTGCAAGAGTTTACAAGCACTCTCTCATTAGTCAAAGCTGTGTTGCTGGATGCTGAGCAAAAGCAGGAGCACAACCATGAGCTGCGGGAATGGTTGAGGCAGCTCAAACGTGTCTTCTCCGATGCCCAAGATGTGCTGGATGAATTTGAGTGCCAAACGCTGCAAAATCAAGTTGTCAAAGCTTATGGTACCACCAAAACCAAGGTTGGTCGCTTCTTCTCAAGCTCTAATCCACTAGTTTTTCGTTATAAGATGGCTCAACAAATTAAAGATATCTGCAACCGACTAGACAAGGTTGCAGCTGATAGACATAAGTTTGGTCTACAAACAATTGATGTTGACACACGTGTTGTGCATCGGAGAGAGATGACACATTCACATGTGAGGGATTCAGATGTAATTGGAATGGAACATGACAAAGGAAAGATCATACATCTTTTGACGCAGAAGAATCCCAttgatattgataaaaatatctcTGTTATCCCCATTGTGGGGATTGGAGGTTTAGGAAAGACTACACTTGCAAAGGTTGTGTTTAATGATGACAGGATAAGCGAGTGCTTCCCATTGAAGATGTGGGTGTGTGTTTCTGAAGACTTTGACATTAAGCAAATGATGGTCAGAATTATCAATTCTGCTAACGATTCTGCTTCACACTCTCATGCTTCTGATTTCCAACAGAATTTGAACATACTAGACATGGAGCAACTGCAAAAACAATTGAGAAACAAACTTGTTGGTAAAAAGTTCTTACTCGTCTTGGACGATGTATGGAATGAAGACCGCGTTAAATGGGTTGAGTTGAGGACTTTAATACAAGTAGGTGCTGCTGCAGGAAGTGCAGTTCTAGTGACTACTCGTAGTCACTCCATTGCATCCTTGATGGGCACGGTTTCCCCTCACATTTTACAAGGTCTTTCTTTGGAGGATTCAGTGTCTCTGTTTGTCAAATGGGCAtttaaagaaggagaagaggaaaatTATCCTCATTTGATAAATATTGGCATAGATATTGTGAAAAAATGCAGCGGGGTTCCATTGGCAGTGAGAACTATAGGGAgtttattattttccaaatttgaAGCAAAGGAGTGGAAATATGTGAGAGACAGTGAAATTTGGAATTTGCCACAGAAAAAAGAGGATATTTTACCAACACTTAAATTAAGTTATGATCTTATGCCATCCTATTTGAGGCAATGCTTTGCTTTGTTTTCCCTTTACCCAAAGGATTACCTTTTCGTTAATTTAGAAGTAATTACGCTTTGGGGTGCACTAGGACTCCTTCGGTCTCTGAAAAAGAATATGACACAAGAAGATGTTGCCAATCAGTACTTGTATGAACTACAGTCAAGATCTTTTATTCAAGATTTTGTCAGCTATGGAACAGCttatacatttaaaatacaTGATTTGGTGCATGATCTAGCCCTGTTTGTTGCAAAAGATGAGTGTCTACTTGTAAATCCCGGCATTCGAAGTATACCTGAGAGTATTCGTCATCTGTCATTTGTTGAAAACGATTTGGATGGCAATTCAATCAGTTCAAAATCAGTAGGTGTGAGAACCATTCTCTTTCCTAAGGCTGGTGTGGGTGCCAAGAGTGAAGCTTTCTTTACATTGGTTTCAAGGTACAAATACTTGCATATTTTGGATTTAAGTTATTCTTCAGTTGAAACTTTGCCTGATTTCATTGGGAAGTTAAAACATTTGAGATCTCTCTGTCTtcataataataagaaaatcaGGGGACTCCCTGATTCTATTTGTGAGCTTCAAAGTTTGCAAGAGTTGGACCTTGGTGGATGCATGGAGCTGGAAGCGTTACCCAAAGGATTAAGAAAATTGATCAGTCTTCAAGATTTTGTCATAACCACAAAGCAAGCTGTTTTGCCCGAGAATGACATTGCAAACTTGAGCTCTCTTCAGTATTTGACTATTGAATGTTGTGATAATGTGGAGTCTTTATTCTCAGGGATAGAACTTCCTTATCTGAAAGGATTGAGTGTTATTAGCTGTAAGAGACTAGAGTCTGTGCCATTTGACAGTAAGCATTTTCCTGCAATAGAGACATTGTGTATTGGGAACTGTGACAAAATAGAATTGTCCAAGGGTCATGAAGGCCAGAAGTTCTTCTTAAAGTTAAAAACAATACAGTTTCTTTCACTGCCACAGATACGGACATTGCCTCATTGGCTTCAAGGATCTATTAAAACACTGCTATGCTTGAGACTAGATCACTGCCGCAATCTTGAGGTGCTTCCCGATTGGCTGCCAATGCTAACTTGTTTGAAAGCACTTGACATCAAAGGTTGCCCGAAATTGCGTTCTCTGCCAGATGGCATCAATTGCCTCGCTGCCCTTGAACGTTTGGAAATCATTGTCCATCCTGAATTATTCAGAAAACTCACGCTGCAAGTCAGAGAGCATTGGGACCAAATGTCACACATCAAACGAATTAGCATTCTTGAAAGTAAATAG